DNA from Halobaculum sp. XH14:
GGCGCACCGACGTCAGGCGGGACACCGGCGACGGCGGCGAGTTCGAGCGGGACGAGACCAGCTTCCGGAACTGGATCGACGGCGCGGTGCCCGAGGCCGGCGCGGAGCCGGTCGAGAACCCCGAGTTCCCGGCCGAGCCCGGCCGCTACCACGTCTACATCAACCGGGCGTGCCCGTGGGCTCACCGGGTCGCGATGACGCGCGCCCTGAACGGACTGGAGGACGTCATCTCGCTCTCGCTCAGCAAGCCCGAGCGTGCCGACGAGGGCTGGGAGTTCTCCGAGGAACAGCCCGATCCGCTGTACGGCTCCGAGTACCTCCGCGAGATCTACACCCGTGCCGACGACGAGTACACCGGCCGCGTGACCGTGCCGGTGCTGTGGGACAAAGAGCGGGAGACCATCGTCAACAACGAGAGCGAGGAGATCATGCGGACCCTCGACACCGCGTTCGACGAGTTCGGCAACGGCGTCGACCTCTACCCCGAGGCGTACCGCGAGGAGATCGACGAGCGCATCGCCGACGTCTACCCCCGGATCAACAACGGCGTCTACCGCGCCGGCTTCGCCGGGACCCAGGCGGCCTACGACGACGCCGTCGACGACCTGTTCGACGCGCTGGACGAGTACGAACGGCGGCTCTCCGACCGGCGCTACCTTGTCGGCGACAGGCTCACCGAGGCCGACGTGGCGACGTTCGCCACGCTGGTCCGGTTCGATCACGTCTACCACACCCACTTCCGGTGTAACCGCCGGGCGATCCACGAGTACCCGAACCTCTGGGGGTACACGAAGGACGTGTTCCAGACTCCCGGCATCGAGGGGACGGTGAACCTCGATCACATCACGCGGCACTACTACAAGTCCCACGAGAGCCTGAACCCGAAACGCATCGTCCCGACTGGCCCCGACGTCGACTTCTCCGCGCCGCACGCCCGCGACAGCAAGCCCGGACTGTCGTTCGAGGAACTGGCCGAGGACGCGACGGCCGACTGAGGACGGCGCCGACGCCCGGCGGTCCCGAGTCGCCGCGTCCGGTTCGCCGGCGCGGGTATCCTTAACACGTTTCGCCCGTAGCCGTATCCATGCCCAGCCCCACCGCTCGCGTCCGCGCCTGTGACCGCTCCCGCATCCGCCTCATGTTCGACCTCGCAGACGAGGCCGAGCGCGCGGGGCGGGACCCGGTGCGCCTGGAGGTCGGCGAACCAGACTTCGACACGCCCGAACACGTCACCGAAGCGGCGTTCGACGCGGCCCGCGGGGGCGCGACCCACTACACCTCGAACGCCGGCCTGCCGGCGCTCCGCGAGGCCATCGCCGACACCCTGGCGGCCGAGTTCGGGGTCCGCCGGACGGCCGGCGAGGTGGTCGTCACGACCGGCGGGATGGAGGCGCTCCACCTCGCCGTGCTGGCGACGGTCGGGCCCGGCGAGGACCTGCTGATCCCCTCCCCCGGCTGGTCGAACTACTGGACGCAGGCGCGACTCGCCGACGCGAACCCGGTCGAGGTTCCGATGCCCGCGCCCGACTACGACCTGGACGCCGAGCGCGTGATCGACCGGATGGGACCGGACACCGCGGCGGTGATGCTCTGCTCGCCCTCGAACCCGACCGGGCGCGTCGCCGATCCGGATGCGGTCCGGGCCATCGTCGAGACCGCCGCCGAGCACGACGCCTACGTCGTCTCCGACGAGGTGTACGGGGCGCTCACCTACGACCGCGACCCCGAGAGCACGGCGTCGATGACGGGCAACCCCGAGCACGTGCTCACGGTCGGCTCCTGCTCGAAGGCGTACGCGATGACCGGCTGGCGGGTCGGCTGGCTCGCGGGCACGTCCGACGTCGTCGACGAGGCGACGAAGGTCCGGGAGTCGACCACCGCTTGCGCGCCGAGCATGGCCCAGCACGCGGCGATCGCCGCGCTCACCGGCCCGCAGGAGCCGTTCGAGGCGATGCACGAGGCGTTCCGCGAGCGCCGGGACTACGTCGACGACCGCCTCGCCGACATGGACGGCGTGACCGCGCCGCGGCCCGAGGGCGCCTTCTACGCGTTCCTAGACCCCGAGACGGACGAGGCCAGCCTCCCGCTGGCCGAGCGCCTGCTGGACGAGGGCGGGGTGGTGCTCGCCCCCGGTGACGGCTTCGGCGAGGCAGGACGGGGACAGCTTCGGCTCTCGTTCGCGAACTCGCTGGCACGGCTGGAGGAGGGGCTGGACCGCATCGAGGCGACGATATAGGGTCCGCCGTCGGCTGCCGAATCGACGGGGGCGGTAAGTCGGAGTGGGGGTGAGGCTCCACGGGCTCCGCCCTGAGCCGGGGCCGAAACGCCCGCTGCCGGCTGGAGCGAGCGCTCAATCGCCACGTAGCCGCTCGGGAACTGAAACCGGCGAAGGCGGCTCCGGGAGGAGCCACGAGGGGACGACCCGCGTGAGGACGACCATCCCGCCCAGTTCGACGAGCGTCTGCGTGACGACGACTGCCGGTGCCAGCCCGTAGCCCGCCGGGAGTGCCAGCGCCAGCGGGAGGACGACCAGCGAGTTCCGGGTGACGGACGTGAACACGAGCGCCCGGCCCTCACCGACGTCCATCCGGAACAGGCCGGCCGCCAGCCGTCCGAGCAACGGCATGACGACGAGAAAGGCGACGTACACCGGGACGACGGCCGTGATCCGGCCGATCGACTCCCCTACGCGCGGGAGCTGGGAGGCGATGACGACGAACAGCGTCACGCCCATCATCGGGACGGGAAGCCACCCCATCGTCTCCTGCCAGGACTCGCCCGTCCGGGAGCGTTCCGCCCACGCCTCGGTGAGCCACGCGAGCGCCAGCGGCGACGCGATGATGACCAGAAACGCCTCGATGAACGGGCCGGCCTCGATGACTTCGGCGACCTCGGCCCCCATGAAGAGCCAGAGGTACGCCGGAAGCAACAGCAGCTGGACGAGCATCAGGGCCGGCGTCGCCGCGGTGAGCTGTTCGGAATTCCCTCCCGCGAGTTCGGCGAAGGTGATGACGTAGTCGATACACGGCGTCAGGAGAACCATGAACACGCCCACCAGGATGGCCGGCTCCGGGGGCAGAACCCGGGTGAGCACCCAGACGACGACGGGGACGACGAGGAAGTTCATCCCGAGCGCAGCCGCCATGAACCGCCCGTTCGTGAACGCACGGCGGAGCCGGACGAACGGGATCTCGAGGAAGGTCACGTAGAGCAGAACCGCGAGGACGGGGTCGATCAGCCGTTCGACGACCGGAGCCGAACCCGGACGTGCCGCTCCGACTCCGACCGCCAGCGTGACCGCGACCGCGTACACGGCGATCTGATGCCGTCGGAGCCAGCTCCGCGTATCCATTCGTGCGCCGGTTCGGGACTACGGGAGAAACCGTCTTCGCTCCGAACCCGGCCCGACCGAGCGTTCGCCGGAGCCGGGGTCGAACGCCTGCGGAACGCCGAACCGACCTGCTCCCCGCCGAGACAGGCCGACCCAGCACGGTCGCCACCGCGGGACCTAACCCCCTCCGGCCCCTCTCCCCGGCCATGTTCGGGGGCGCTCGTTCCCGCCTCGCGGCCACGTTCCGGCGCGTGGAGCCGCCGCCGCGGGTCGTGGACTGGGCGCTCGCCGCGACGGTCGCGTTCCAGATCGGGTCGGGGCTCGTCTCGTTCACCGTCGGCTCGCCCGGCGGCGAGTGGGTGTTCTGGCTCCACTCGGCGGGCGGGCTGGCGCTCGTCGGCCTGCTCGCATTCAAACTGTGGCGCGTCCGCCGGCGGGTCACCACGCCGGCGGCGTGGGACGGCGCGACTCCCCTCTCGGTGCTCCAGGCGCTGGTCGCGGTCGCCGCGCTGGCGACGGGCGTCTTCTGGGTGGTCGGCGGCAACGTGCCGTTCCTCGGCTGGACGACGCTGAACCTCCACGTCGGGCTCGGGCTGGCACTCGTGCCCCTGATTCTGATCCACCTCGGCTCGAAGTACCACTCGCCGCGGGACGTCGACGTTGATCGCCGGGCCGCGCTCCGGACCGGCGCCCTGCTGGTCGGGGGTGCGCTCGCCTGGCAGGCCAGCGAGGCGACGGACCGCCTGCTCGGCGGGGCGTCGCGCCGGTTCACCGGCTCGAAGCCGACCGCGGATCTCTCGGGGGCCGAGACCGAAGGCGGCGAGTTCCCGGTCACGTCGTGGGTCGCGGACGACCCCGACCCGGTGGATCGGGACTCGTGGACGCTCTCGGTCGCCGGGCTGGTCGACGAGCCGCTCGAACTCGACTACGGCGAGGTGGACGGGGCGGCCGACGCCACGGCGGACGAGGGGGGTGGAGACGGGGCTGACGGCGACGCCGGCCGGGAGTCGAGGGCGACGCTCGAAGCCACGCTCGACTGCACCAGCGGCTGGTACACGATCCAGGAGTGGGGCGGCGTCCGCGTCGGCGACCTGCTCGAGTCGGCCGGCGCGGCCGAGGGGGCGCGATACGTCCGCTTCGTCTCGGTGACGGGCTACCGCTGGTCGCTGCCGGTCGAGGAGGCGCGGGACGTCCTGCTGGCGACGCGAGTCGGCGGGGACCGGCTGTCCCACGGCCACGGCGCGCCGGCACGACTCGTCGCCCCCGACCGGCGCGGGTTCCAGTGGGTGAAGTGGGTCGAGCGCGTGGAGGTCCGGCGGCGCGGCGACCCGGCGCAGTGGCTCGTAACCTTGGTCTCGGGGTTCGATTAGTCGCCCTCGGAGACGAGGTGGTCGACGCCGTCGGGGGCGAACAGGTCGGCGACGCCACGCGGGAAGAACGGTTCGGGCGCGTCCAGCAGGCTCTCGACGGTCCGCCACTCGGTGTCGTACTCGAAGGAGCCGCCGTCGTCGATTCCGTGGAACGAGTCGGTCCCGTACAGCGAGTCGTCGGCGAATCGGGCCTCGCGGACGACCACGAGGTCGTGGCCCGCCCGGTCGTTCCACCGGTAGACGTTCTCGACGGTCCCGACGACGGGGCCGGCCGCCACGTCGACGCCGAGTTCCTCCCGGAACTCGCGTTCGAGCGCGTCGTCGCTCGTCTCGCCGAACTCGATGCCGCCGCCGACGAACCGGCGCGCGTCTGTCAGTTCGGGCGGCATCTCGAGGGTCTGGACGAGGTACTCGTCCGTGCCGGGTCGCCGAAGGGCGCCGAGTACCGTCGCTCTGACGGAGGACATGGGGATTGGGTTGGACCCGGGATTCCACTAAATTCGTGTCGGTTTTATTTGGGTTCCAGCCAGTCCTCGCTCGACGTACGACCAAGTAACCGGACGGCGCGCGGCGGCCGCGCTCCGCGCGGCCGCTCGTGCGAGGGACGAGCACCGCAGCCGAAGGCGAGGAGCGCAGGAGGCTGGGGAGGGCGAGGCGCGGTGCTGTGCGGGGCGGTTGGGTGGGACTGAAAGGGGCCGCGGTTCTCGGCGAACCCCGACGACGCAAGCACCGCAACGCGACCGCAGGGAGCGTGAGGAGCGCAGCGAGGCGCGGGAGTCGAGAGCCGCGGGGGCTTTCGAGGCAGTCGCACTCCCCACACGAGATCATCCAGTAAACGCCCTACTCCAGATCGCCCTCACGGATCGCCCGCTCGGCCTCACGAAGCGCGGCCTCGCGGTCGAACTCCTGGAGCACGCGGACCAGTTCCTCCCGCGACGCGTCCGAGAGGGAACGAGCGTGCCGGGTGACGTTGGGCACCGCGCGGATGATGTTGTCGATGATCGGCACGGCGGCCATCCGCGGTGAGCGCGACAGCGGGTTGAGGTCGATGACGATCTCCGTCTTGCCCAGTTCGCCGAGCGCCTCCGCGCGGTCGCCGTCCTCCAGCGGGACGAGCACCACGTCGGCCGCGCCGATGCCGTCGGCGTCGACCTTCGCCCGCTCGTGGGCGATGCCGGGGATGCGCGCGTTCGCCGCCAGCCCCTTCACCTCGTCAGCGCCGTGCTCGCGGAGGTGTTCGGCGATGGCCGCCATCCGCTCCTCGCTCCGGTTGAACAGGTTCACCTCGATGTCGGCGCCGGTCGCGTCCGCGAGCGCGACGATCTCGCCGGGCACGAGCGCCGCGACGTTGCCGTTCACCGAGAGCACCGGGTGCTCCGCGAGGAGCAGGTGGGCGGCCGCCGCGCGGGCCGCGGCGTCGGCGCTCGGGAGGGTCTCCTCGCCGAGGAGGTAGTCGAACGCCTCGCCGCGGCCCTCGGCGATGAGCCCCTGCGTGGAGGTGATTCCCCGCTCTACGCCCTCCTCGATGCGGTGCCGCGTGAGCAGCGACTGGTACCTGGGGTGGTCCTCGGGGAGCTCCGACTCGTGGTCGACCTCCGGCGGGGCGCTCTCGTCCCCGCCGCTCGTCGCCTCGCTACCCGTCTCCTCGTCGGTCATACCCGTCTCTCGGGCCCGGCGCGTGAAAACTCACTCCGTTTCGACCGACCGTCCCGTCATCACTCCCTCTCCGTCGGCCGCAGCGTCGCCCCGGTCGGATGCACCGTACAGGCGGTCGCGTCGTAGCCCGCGTCCGAGAGTCCCGAGCCGAGCGCGAACGCCGTCCGGCCGAGCATCGCCATCGACGCCGCGGATCCCTCGGCCTCCGCGGCCGCGACGGCCTCGGCGACCTCCGGGACGAGCAGGCCGGCGTCCTCCGCGAACGTGCGGGCCGAGGCGAGCAGTTCGTCGAGCGACGGGTCGCGGAGGAGCCGCGTCAGCGCGTCCTCGCCCGCCGTCCGCACCGGGTCGAGGTCGCCGTCGAGCACCTCGGCCGTCGAGAGTTCGCCGAACGTGACGTACTCGACCCGCGGCCGGGCGGGCAGCCCGTCGAACTCGCCTTGGCCCGGCGCGCCCGGTTCGAGTCGAAGGGGGAGGCCGCCCCGGAACTGCGCGACCACGTCACCCAGTCCCGTTCCGGCTTCCACCTCGGCGACGTGCGCGACGCGGACGAGTTCGTTCTCGGTTCGGTCGAGCCCGAACGCGTCGTTGGCCGCGAGCGCGGTCGCCAGCGCGGCCGCCCCGGAGACGCCGAAACCCGCGCCGACGGGGAGGTCGGATTCGACGTCCACCTCGGTCCCCGCGTCGACCCCGAGTCCCGTCAGGACGCCCGCCACGGCCGCCATCCCGACGGGGTCGCCGTCGAGGGAGACGCGCGGCCCGTCGGCTGGGTCGTCCCCGTCGCCGCTTCCGGAGGGAGACTGACCGCCGGCCCCGCCGGCGGACGCCTTCCGGACCGTCACCTCGACGCCGTCCGAGAGTGCCAGCCCCGCCCCCCGCGAGCCCGCGCGAGCGGGGTCCTCGTGGGGGTAGGGGGCGAACAGCGCCGTGACGTGGCCGGGCGCGAACGCGGTCGACTCGTCGGTCATCACCCGTCAATGGCCGGGCCGGTAGGTATCGGTTATGGAACTCCTCCGCCGACCCGTCACTGCGGGTAAGTTCTGAGTTACCAAGGGTCTGGCCGCCGTTCACGTGGATATGTCCGCGACCTCGGCCGCGCCGTCGGCGCTGACCGCCGCCGTCGTGCCGCTCCAGTTCGGCGGCGACCTGCTCTGGCTCGCCCTCGTGTTCTTCGTGCTCGCGATCATCGCCGCCTTCGCGGGGTTCCGCGGCGTCGCGGGGCTCACGATGGAGATCGCCCGGATCCTGATCGTCGTGTTCCTCATCCTCGCCATCCTGACGTTCTTCCTCTAGACGGCGTCGGGCAGTTGCGACGGACGGGTGCCGAGCGAGGGTATTTGACCCCCGAGGTCCCGGGGAGCGTATGGAACGGGTCGCCGTCGACGACGTGGAGAACAGGGTCCAGCCCGCCGCGGTGTTGAAGCCGCTGACCGACGCGCTCGGCTGTACGGACCTCGCGCTGAACTACTACGAACTCGCCCCGGGCGACTCCTTCGCGTTCGCGTACCACAGCCACGACGCGCAGGAGGAAGTGTTCGTGGTGATCGAGGGCGAGGCGACGTTCGAGACGAGCGCGCGGCCGGGCGGCACGGAGGACGCCCCGGGCGAACCCGGGAGCGGCGACGTCCGCGAGGTTTCGGTCGGCCCGAACGAGGCGATCCACTTTGCTCCGGGCGAGTTCCAGCGCGGCTGGAACCGCGGCGACGAACGGGTTCGCGCGTTCGCACTCGGCGCGCCGCTCGTCTACGAAGGCGGCGAGACGCTGGTCGAGTGCCCCGAGTGCGGCGATCGCACCGAACACGACATCGTCGACGCCGACGACGAACCGGCGGCGAGGGCCGTCGTCTGTACCGAGTGTGGCACGGAGACGCAGCGCTGGCGGCGCGGTCCGGACGGCGAGAACGAGTGGGTATGAGCTATCGGTCCCGCTCGCGTTCTCGCCGGTCACGCCGTCGTTCCGCATCCGCCCGCGCGTCCTCGACCGACTCGGTGCGGAGCAGCGCGTCGAGCCGGCGCTCGAACTCCGCCTCGTCGATCTCGTCGCGGGCGTAGCGGCGCCTGAGCGTCTCCAGCGCGTCGGACTCGGGCTCGGTGTCCTCCTCCGTCCGGCCCCGGTTGCGCTCGTAGTACCTCGCGAACGCGACCGCTGCGGGGAGGACGCCGCCGAACCCGACCGGGAACGCGACCCAGAAGAAGGGGACCTCCAGCGCGAGCAGGCCGAACGCGACCAGCAGCGTGAGCGCGGTGACGACGCCGGCGACCGCCTCCTGGAGCGGGGAGTCCCCGTCGTCCGCGTCGTCGCGTCCCCCGTCCACGGCGAAGTTCGTCTCGCACCCGCGGCGGTCGTCCCGTCGGTCCGACCGATCCATGGCGGGAGGTAGGAAACGCCGGGGAAAGAAACGTTGTGGTCGGCTGACGTAGGTCGACCGCGGTCGAAACAGGGACGTAGGTTTATCAGTGTTTGCGTCGTAATATCTTGTATACATGGGTTCGATCAGCGCACGACTCCCCGACGACGAGCAGGCGGAACTCGAGGAGGTCGCCGATCTGCTCTCGTCGGACCGTAGTACCACGATCCGACGGGCGCTCAGGGAGGGACTCCGCGAGCTTCGGGTGGAACGGGCCGTCGAACGGTATCAGTCCGGCGACGTCTCGGTCAACGAGGCGGCGCGCATCGCCGGCGTCAGCCTCGGCGAGTGGCTGGAGATCGCCCGGGAGCGGAACCTGACGACGCAGTTGATCCCCTCGGACCTGGATCGTGACGCCGAGACGGCACTCGACATCTGATGGAGGTGTACGTCGACGCGACGACGGTCATCTCGCTCGGCAACGTCGGTCGACTCGATCTCCTCGATGCCTTCGACGGGAGGGTCCTGATCCCCGACGAGGTCGCCGCGGAGGTGACGACCGAGCCGGCACACAGCAACCTCTGGCAGTTTCTGGACGGGACAGTTCCCGACGACGACGGGGCGTGCGTCACGGATGCCGTCGAAACGTCGAGAGTCGAGGCACGAAGCCTGTTGAACGAGGACGAGGTGACCGGCGACGTGGTGCTCGTCGGCGCGGTGATTCGACTGCAACGGGCGGACGAGGACGTCGCGGTCGTCTCCGACGACCGCCGCGTCCGGCGCATCGCGGAGGGGCTCTGCGCTGACGTGACCGGAACTGTCGGCGTCCTCGTGCGGGCCGTCTCGGAGGACCGTCTCGACGGGACCGACGGCGTCCGACTCGTCGAACGACTGGACGAGCGCGGCCTCCACATGACCGCGGAACTCCGTGCGCGTGCGGAAGAACTCGTTCGGAACGCGGCGGATCGCAGCCCCTGACTACGGGCTCAGCCGCTGGCGGTCCCGCGGGAACGCGGTCGCAGCAAGCTGCTTCCTGCTCCCCCTCGCCGGCAGCGACTTCGCTTACGGGCTCAGTCGCTGCCGGTCTCGCGGGAACAGCACCGCCTCGCGGATGTTCTCCAGGCCGAGGATCGTCATGACGAGACGCTCGGCGCCCATCCCCCAGCCGGCGTGGGGCGGCATGCCGTACCGGAACATCTTCGTGTAGTACTCGAACGCCTCGGGATCGAGCCCCTGCTGCTCGAACCCCTCGATGAGGCGGTCGTGGCGGTGCTCGCGCTGGCCGCCCGAGACGAGCTCCATCCGCGGGTGCATCATGTCGAACCCGGTCGAGAGCTCCTCGTCGTCGTCGTGGTCCTTGATGTAGAACGGCTTGATCTCGGAGGGCCAGTCGGTGATGAAGTAGTGCTCGCCGACGTCCTGCCCGAGCGCGTGTTCGGCCTCCGTCGAGAGGTCGTCGCCCCAGACGAGGTGCTCGTCCAGCGCGCCGGTGGCGTTGATTCGCTCGATGGCCTGCTCGTAGGAGAGCCGCGGGAACTCGCCCGAGGGCACCGAAAACTCCTCGGCCGCGTCGAGCGCCTCCAGTTGAGCCTCGCAGTTCTCCGCGACCGCCTCGTAGGCGGCCTTCGTGACGGCCTCGGCGGCGTCCATCGCCTCGTGGTGGTCACAGAACGCGCCCTCGAAGTCGATGCTGTGGGCCTCGTTCAGGTGCCGGGGCGTGTTGTGCTCCTCGGCGCGGAAGATCGGCCCGATCTCGAAGACGCGCTCCAGGCCGGAGCCGGCCATGAGCTGCTTGAACAGCTGCGGGCTCTGGTTCATGAACGCCTCGCGGCCGAAGTACGTGATCGGGAACAGCTCCGTGCCGCCCTCGGTGCCGGTGGCGACGATCTTCGGCGTGTTGATCTCCGTACAGTCGAGCTCGCGGAACGTCTCGCGGGTCGCGCGGAGGATCTCGGCGCGGATCTCGAAGACGGCCTTCACCTCGTCCTTCCGGAGGTCGAGCGTGCGGTTGTCGAGCCGCGTCGGGAGTTCGGCGTCGACCTTGCCGGAGGGATCGAGCGGGAGTTCGGGGTCCGCGGGGGCGACGACCTCGACCGAGTCGGGGACGACCTCGACGCCGGTGGGGGCGCGGGGCTCCTCGGCGACCTCGCCGGTCACGGAGATGACCGACTCGCGGTGGACGCCGAGTCCGGTCTCGACGAGCTCATCGTCCATCTCGTCCTTCTCGAACTTCACCTGGATGCGGCCCGACGT
Protein-coding regions in this window:
- a CDS encoding glutathione S-transferase family protein, which encodes MSDATNMLVDGEWRTDVRRDTGDGGEFERDETSFRNWIDGAVPEAGAEPVENPEFPAEPGRYHVYINRACPWAHRVAMTRALNGLEDVISLSLSKPERADEGWEFSEEQPDPLYGSEYLREIYTRADDEYTGRVTVPVLWDKERETIVNNESEEIMRTLDTAFDEFGNGVDLYPEAYREEIDERIADVYPRINNGVYRAGFAGTQAAYDDAVDDLFDALDEYERRLSDRRYLVGDRLTEADVATFATLVRFDHVYHTHFRCNRRAIHEYPNLWGYTKDVFQTPGIEGTVNLDHITRHYYKSHESLNPKRIVPTGPDVDFSAPHARDSKPGLSFEELAEDATAD
- a CDS encoding pyridoxal phosphate-dependent aminotransferase — encoded protein: MPSPTARVRACDRSRIRLMFDLADEAERAGRDPVRLEVGEPDFDTPEHVTEAAFDAARGGATHYTSNAGLPALREAIADTLAAEFGVRRTAGEVVVTTGGMEALHLAVLATVGPGEDLLIPSPGWSNYWTQARLADANPVEVPMPAPDYDLDAERVIDRMGPDTAAVMLCSPSNPTGRVADPDAVRAIVETAAEHDAYVVSDEVYGALTYDRDPESTASMTGNPEHVLTVGSCSKAYAMTGWRVGWLAGTSDVVDEATKVRESTTACAPSMAQHAAIAALTGPQEPFEAMHEAFRERRDYVDDRLADMDGVTAPRPEGAFYAFLDPETDEASLPLAERLLDEGGVVLAPGDGFGEAGRGQLRLSFANSLARLEEGLDRIEATI
- a CDS encoding arsenic resistance protein, with the protein product MDTRSWLRRHQIAVYAVAVTLAVGVGAARPGSAPVVERLIDPVLAVLLYVTFLEIPFVRLRRAFTNGRFMAAALGMNFLVVPVVVWVLTRVLPPEPAILVGVFMVLLTPCIDYVITFAELAGGNSEQLTAATPALMLVQLLLLPAYLWLFMGAEVAEVIEAGPFIEAFLVIIASPLALAWLTEAWAERSRTGESWQETMGWLPVPMMGVTLFVVIASQLPRVGESIGRITAVVPVYVAFLVVMPLLGRLAAGLFRMDVGEGRALVFTSVTRNSLVVLPLALALPAGYGLAPAVVVTQTLVELGGMVVLTRVVPSWLLPEPPSPVSVPERLRGD
- a CDS encoding molybdopterin-dependent oxidoreductase, whose translation is MFGGARSRLAATFRRVEPPPRVVDWALAATVAFQIGSGLVSFTVGSPGGEWVFWLHSAGGLALVGLLAFKLWRVRRRVTTPAAWDGATPLSVLQALVAVAALATGVFWVVGGNVPFLGWTTLNLHVGLGLALVPLILIHLGSKYHSPRDVDVDRRAALRTGALLVGGALAWQASEATDRLLGGASRRFTGSKPTADLSGAETEGGEFPVTSWVADDPDPVDRDSWTLSVAGLVDEPLELDYGEVDGAADATADEGGGDGADGDAGRESRATLEATLDCTSGWYTIQEWGGVRVGDLLESAGAAEGARYVRFVSVTGYRWSLPVEEARDVLLATRVGGDRLSHGHGAPARLVAPDRRGFQWVKWVERVEVRRRGDPAQWLVTLVSGFD
- a CDS encoding NUDIX domain-containing protein, translated to MSSVRATVLGALRRPGTDEYLVQTLEMPPELTDARRFVGGGIEFGETSDDALEREFREELGVDVAAGPVVGTVENVYRWNDRAGHDLVVVREARFADDSLYGTDSFHGIDDGGSFEYDTEWRTVESLLDAPEPFFPRGVADLFAPDGVDHLVSEGD
- a CDS encoding 4-phosphopantoate--beta-alanine ligase, which translates into the protein MTDEETGSEATSGGDESAPPEVDHESELPEDHPRYQSLLTRHRIEEGVERGITSTQGLIAEGRGEAFDYLLGEETLPSADAAARAAAAHLLLAEHPVLSVNGNVAALVPGEIVALADATGADIEVNLFNRSEERMAAIAEHLREHGADEVKGLAANARIPGIAHERAKVDADGIGAADVVLVPLEDGDRAEALGELGKTEIVIDLNPLSRSPRMAAVPIIDNIIRAVPNVTRHARSLSDASREELVRVLQEFDREAALREAERAIREGDLE
- a CDS encoding pantoate kinase, encoding MTDESTAFAPGHVTALFAPYPHEDPARAGSRGAGLALSDGVEVTVRKASAGGAGGQSPSGSGDGDDPADGPRVSLDGDPVGMAAVAGVLTGLGVDAGTEVDVESDLPVGAGFGVSGAAALATALAANDAFGLDRTENELVRVAHVAEVEAGTGLGDVVAQFRGGLPLRLEPGAPGQGEFDGLPARPRVEYVTFGELSTAEVLDGDLDPVRTAGEDALTRLLRDPSLDELLASARTFAEDAGLLVPEVAEAVAAAEAEGSAASMAMLGRTAFALGSGLSDAGYDATACTVHPTGATLRPTERE
- a CDS encoding DUF1328 domain-containing protein, whose protein sequence is MSATSAAPSALTAAVVPLQFGGDLLWLALVFFVLAIIAAFAGFRGVAGLTMEIARILIVVFLILAILTFFL
- a CDS encoding cupin domain-containing protein — protein: MERVAVDDVENRVQPAAVLKPLTDALGCTDLALNYYELAPGDSFAFAYHSHDAQEEVFVVIEGEATFETSARPGGTEDAPGEPGSGDVREVSVGPNEAIHFAPGEFQRGWNRGDERVRAFALGAPLVYEGGETLVECPECGDRTEHDIVDADDEPAARAVVCTECGTETQRWRRGPDGENEWV
- a CDS encoding SHOCT domain-containing protein — translated: MDRSDRRDDRRGCETNFAVDGGRDDADDGDSPLQEAVAGVVTALTLLVAFGLLALEVPFFWVAFPVGFGGVLPAAVAFARYYERNRGRTEEDTEPESDALETLRRRYARDEIDEAEFERRLDALLRTESVEDARADAERRRDRRERERDR
- a CDS encoding UPF0175 family protein yields the protein MGSISARLPDDEQAELEEVADLLSSDRSTTIRRALREGLRELRVERAVERYQSGDVSVNEAARIAGVSLGEWLEIARERNLTTQLIPSDLDRDAETALDI
- the aspS gene encoding aspartate--tRNA(Asn) ligase — protein: MQGRTYTADAEPGDEVTVAGWVHETRDLGGIAFLILRDTSGRIQVKFEKDEMDDELVETGLGVHRESVISVTGEVAEEPRAPTGVEVVPDSVEVVAPADPELPLDPSGKVDAELPTRLDNRTLDLRKDEVKAVFEIRAEILRATRETFRELDCTEINTPKIVATGTEGGTELFPITYFGREAFMNQSPQLFKQLMAGSGLERVFEIGPIFRAEEHNTPRHLNEAHSIDFEGAFCDHHEAMDAAEAVTKAAYEAVAENCEAQLEALDAAEEFSVPSGEFPRLSYEQAIERINATGALDEHLVWGDDLSTEAEHALGQDVGEHYFITDWPSEIKPFYIKDHDDDEELSTGFDMMHPRMELVSGGQREHRHDRLIEGFEQQGLDPEAFEYYTKMFRYGMPPHAGWGMGAERLVMTILGLENIREAVLFPRDRQRLSP